Proteins from a single region of Macaca thibetana thibetana isolate TM-01 chromosome 4, ASM2454274v1, whole genome shotgun sequence:
- the BAK1 gene encoding bcl-2 homologous antagonist/killer, with the protein MASGQGPGPPRQECGEPALPSASEEQVARDTEEVFRSYVFYRHQQEQEAEGAAAPADPEMDTLPLQPSSTMGQVGRQLAIIGDDINRRYDSEFQTMLQHLQPTAENAYEYFTKIASSLFESGINWGRVVALLGFGYRLALHVYQHGLTGFLGQVTRFVVDFMLHHCIARWIAQRGGWVAALNLGNGPILNVLVVLGVVLLGQFVVRRFFKS; encoded by the exons ATGGCTTCGGGACAAGGCCCAGGTCCTCCCAGGCAGGAATGCGGAGAGCCTGCCCTGCCCTCTGCTTCTG AGGAGCAGGTAGCCCGGGACACAGAGGAGGTTTTCCGCAGCTACGTTTTTTACCGCCATCAGCAGGAACAGGAGGCTGAAGGGGCGGCTGCCCCTGCCGACCCAGAGATGGACACCTTGCCCCTGCAACCTAGCAG CACCATGGGGCAGGTGGGACGGCAGCTGGCCATCATCGGGGACGACATCAACAGACGCTATGACTCAGAGTTCCAGACCATGCTGCAGCACCTGCAGCCCACGGCAGAGAACGCCTATGAGTACTTCACCAAGATTGCCTCCAG CCTGTTTGAGAGTGGCATCAACTGGGGCCGTGTGGTGGCTCTTCTGGGCTTCGGCTACCGTCTGGCCCTACACGTCTACCAGCACGGCCTGACTGGCTTCCTGGGCCAGGTGACCCGCTTCGTGGTCGACTTCATGCTGCATCACTGCATTGCCCGGTGGATTGCACAGAGGGGTGGCTGG GTGGCAGCCCTGAACTTGGGCAATGGTCCCATCCTGAACGTGCTGGTGGTTCTGGGTGTGGTTCTGTTGGGCCAGTTTGTGGTACGAAGATTCTTCAAATCATGA